Proteins encoded together in one Camelina sativa cultivar DH55 chromosome 9, Cs, whole genome shotgun sequence window:
- the LOC104712045 gene encoding F-box protein At3g54460-like isoform X2 — protein MAVSVEIDNHKLCGFLCIVLSVDSPDLLQLGSSCSIFNDGSVTGFKSDNGIILSLINPTTSNLKSLISSQGDHDDAEDCGTIGLETPQKRRKCVEVGSSSNSSGSTRKSLKSKRRVSSGSKEKTGGGRKRGRSIGLVNGSISVVQQLHALVAYKCLKIYSRVVKVDKGENGEERAVVLVDVYLPIALWSGWQFPKSQATAAAVFKHISCDWGLRVSILNGERVWEKANGRIKAIWDLSDCHVFDCKLLCYAPDSPKRRLFRLHEIFKSLPSPRYNYVSDSSRVLPSTDSCASGIWDLSDDVLISILMKLDVKELVSIAAVCRLLRSLTSLIVPCMNLKLFPHQQAAVGWMLERERKAEVFSHPLYLNFDTEDGFSFYVNSVTGDIITEAAPMVKDFRGGMFCDEPGLGKTITTLSLILKTQGTMADPPEGLPIVWCTHRGDKNCAYYEFTSDQFTSNGMLTVKRFLSPSSCRNQFSFEALRPQLESKSLPLKQARLMDQTFESKNPNFENEFETHIPASLDLKAQCRKSLGDVRKNLLHAYNGASELSEVMETKRIGSWKKCGMITGCKRKGPTDSDVERDIWIQCDSCSKWRRIIDEGVSVTGSAWFCSNNGDPAYQSCNNPEELWDRSQPIKYLQGFVTKGASGEEKDNISFFTSVLREHKSAVNSTVKKALLWLAKLPLEKLSQMETVGLSGPVLGLNKDALGFQRIFRAFGLKSRVDKGVIKWFYPKFLENLVFDVPALKVALCQPLDTVRLYLSKATLIVVPSNLVNHWITQIEKHVSPDQLRILLWTDHIQISPHSLAWDYDVVITTFRRLSAEWNPRKKSPMIQVHWLRVILDEGHTLGSSVSLTNKFQMAVSLIACNRWLLTGTPTPNTPNSQLSHLQPLLKFLHEEVYGENLKFWEAGILRPFEAEIEEGRLRLLQLLQRCMISSRKKDLQMIPPCIKKLTYLNFVPGHARSYNELVETVRRNILLADWNDPSHVESLLNSKQWKFRSNTIRNVRLSCCVAGHIKMTDAGHDIKETMDALLGSGLELSTEEFSIIENSLISGCNCKRCGEWCRLPVITPCRHLLCLDCVALDSERCTIPGCGHLYEMQTPETLARPENPNPKWPVPKDLIELQPSYNQDTWNPDWQSTSSSKVSYLVDRLRKLQESNRKSILSFNKTDSDNNLEDNPPGTSEAFSRKENHGQDCGSQMVFVDKVLIFSQFLEHIHVIEQQLTTAGIKFGKMYSPMPSCNKMKSLAMFQNDADCMALLMDGSAALGLDLSFVTHVFLMEPIWDKSMEEQVISRAHRMGAKRPIYVETLTMRGTIEEQMMRFLEDAEKNDRLLSGDYVKAEQETTRSRRTLHDLAESNYLSHLNFVRSDGKMEFAASQL, from the exons ATGGCGGTTTCCGTTGAAATCGATAATCACAAACTCTGTGGTTTCCTCTGTATCGTTCTTTCCGTTGATTCGCCTGATCTTCTTCAATTGGGCTCATCTTGTTCCATCTTCAATGACGGTTCCGTCACCGGATTCAAATCCGACAATGGCATCATCTTATCACTAATCAATCCCACCACCTCTAATCTCAAATCCCTAATTTCGTCTCAAGGAGATCATGATGATGCTGAGGATTGTGGAACAATTGGATTGGAGACTCCACAGAAACGACGTAAGTGCGTTGAGGTAGGGAGTAGTAGTAATAGTAGTGGTAGTACACGAAAGTCTCTGAAATCGAAGAGACGGGTATCATCCGGGAGTAAAGAGAAGACTGGAGGGGGAAGGAAGAGGGGAAGGAGTATAGGTTTGGTGAATGGAAGCATAAGTGTAGTCCAGCAACTTCACGCTTTGGTTGCTTATAAATGTTTGAAGATCTATTCTAGAGTTGTGAAGGTTGATAAGGGTGAGAATGGAGAAGAAAGAGCTGTGGTGTTAGTGGATGTTTACCTGCCTATTGCATTGTGGTCCGGATGGCAGTTTCCCAAATCCCAAGCTACTGCTGCTGCGGTTTTTAAGCACATAAG CTGTGACTGGGGACTGAGAGTCTCAATTCTTAATGGGGAACGTGTTTGGGAAAAGGCCAATGGAAGAATTAAGGCCATCTGGGATCTATCTGACTGCCATGTGTTTGATTGCAAATTACTCTGTTATGCTCCAGATTCTCCAAAAAGAAG ATTATTTAGACTACATGAAATCTTTAAGAGCTTGCCCAGTCCAAGATATAATTATGTGTCTGATTCTTCTAGGGTATTACCGTCTACTGACTCTTGTGCATCTGGTATATGGGATCTCTCAGATGACGTTCTGATAAGCATACTGATGAAACTTGATGTGAAGGAACTCGTTAGCATTGCAGCAGTCTGCCGTCTCCTCAGATCATTGACCTCTCTAATTGTGCCATGTATGAATTTAAAACTCTTTCCTCATCAGCAGGCAGCGGTTGGTTGGATGCTGGAACGTGAGAGGAAAGCTGAAGTTTTCTCACATCCCCTTTACTTGAACTTTGATACTGAGGATGGTTTTAGTTTCTATGTGAATTCTGTGACTGGTGATATAATCACTGAGGCAGCTCCCATGGTCAAGGATTTCCGTGGGGGAATGTTCTGCGATGAACCAGGTCTCGGGAAGACTATCACAACATTATCCCTTATTCTGAAGACGCAGGGAACAATGGCTGATCCGCCTGAGGGACTTCCTATCGTTTGGTGTACACATAGAGGTGACAAGAATTGTGCTTATTATGAGTTCACGAGTGACCAGTTCACTTCTAACGGTATGTTAACAGTTAAGAGGTTTTTAAGTCCAAGCAGTTGTCGAAACCAGTTTTCTTTTGAAGCCTTACGTCCGCAGCTGGAGTCGAAATCGTTGCCACTTAAGCAAGCTAGGCTGATGGATCAAACATTTGAGTCGAAGAACCCAAACTTTGAAAACGAATTTGAAACTCACATCCCTGCTTCCCTGGATTTGAAAGCTCAATGTAGAAAGAGCTTGGGTGATGTCAGAAAAAATCTCTTGCATGCATACAATGGCGCATCTGAGCTCTCCGAAGTGATGGAAACTAAAAGAATCGGTAGTTGGAAGAAATGTGGTATGATAACTGGTTGCAAGAGAAAGGGTCCTACGGATTCGGATGTGGAAAGAGATATTTGGATACAGTGTGATTCTTGCTCAAAGTGGCGGAGAATAATAGATGAAGGTGTATCTGTTACTGGTTCTGCATGGTTTTGTAGCAACAATGGTGACCCTGCATATCAGAGTTGTAATAATCCTGAAGAATTATGGGATAGATCTCAACCCATAAAATACTTGCAAGGGTTTGTTACTAAGGGAGCCTCTGGTGAAGAAAAggataatatttctttcttcacCAGTGTCCTTCGGGAACACAAGTCTGCAGTAAACTCAACCGTAAAGAAAGCCTTACTTTGGCTTGCTAAACTCCCTCTTGAGAAGCTTTCACAGATGGAAACAGTTGGCTTATCTGGTCCAGTGTTGGGTTTGAATAAAGATGCCCTTGGGTTCCAGAGAATATTTCGAGCATTTGGTCTTAAGAGTAGAGTTGACAAGGGTGTTATTAAATGGTTTTACCCCAAGTTTCTTGAGAACCTAGTATTTGATGTACCTGCCCTCAAAGTTGCTCTCTGTCAGCCGCTGGATACAGTTAGACTGTATCTGTCAAAAGCAACTCTAATTGTCGTCCCCTCAAATTTAGTTAATCATTGGATAACACAGATCGAGAAACATGTTAGCCCTGATCAGCTTCGTATTCTCCTTTGGACGGACCACATACAAATTTCTCCACACAGCTTGGCTTGGGATTATGATGTTGTAATCACAACTTTTAGACGCTTAAGTGCAGAATGGAATCCCCGGAAGAAAAGCCCAATGATCCAAGTGCATTGGCTTAGGGTCATACTAGATGAAGGACACACTCTTGGTTCTAGTGTCAGTTTGACAAATAAATTTCAGATGGCTGTTTCTCTGATAGCTTGTAATCGTTGGCTATTGACAGGAACACCAACCCCCAACACGCCAAATAGCCAGCTTTCACATCTCCAACCTCTTTTAAAGTTTCTTCATGAGGAAGTATATGgagaaaatttaaagttttgggAAGCTGGCATCCTTAGACCATTTGAAGCAGAAATAGAGGAGGGTCGTTTGCGTTTACTACAGCTGCTTCAGAGATGCATGATAAGTTCCAGAAAGAAAGATCTGCAGATGATTCCTCCATGCATCAAGAAGTTGACATATCTTAATTTCGTTCCAGGGCATGCAAGAAGCTACAATGAACTAGTGGAGACAGTTAGGCGTAATATCTTATTAGCTGATTGGAATGATCCATCTCATGTAGAAAGTCTGCTTAACTCTAAACAGTGGAAATTTCGAAGCAATACCATCAGAAATGTTAGACTATCTTGCTGTGTGGCTGGGCATATTAAAATGACCGACGCTGGTCATGATATTAAAGAGACAATGGATGCTTTACTTGGCAGTGGTCTGGAACTTTCGACAGAGGAGTTTTCTATTATTGAAAATAGCCTTATTAGTGGCTGTAACTGTAAAAG ATGTGGGGAATGGTGCCGACTTCCTGTAATAACTCCATGTAGACACCTACTGTGCCTTGATTGTGTTGCTCTTGATAGCGAAAGGTGTACTATTCCTGGTTGTGGACACTTATATGAGATGCAAACTCCTGAAACGTTGGCTCGACCAGAGAATCCAAATCCAAAGTGGCCTGTGCCAAAGGATCTTATTGAGTTACAGCCTTCATATAATCAG GATACCTGGAACCCTGACTGGCAATCTACGTCCAGCAGTAAAGTCAGTTATCTCGTAGACAGGCTGAGAAAGTTACAGGAGAGTAATAGAAAAAGCATTTTGTCTTTCAACAAAACTGACAGTGACAACAACCTGGAAGACAATCCCCCTGGTACCTCGGAAGCCTTTTCGCGGAAAGAAAACCATGGACAGGATTGTGGATCTCAGATGGTATTTGTTGATAAAGTGTTGATTTTCTCTCAATTTCTTGAGCATATTCACGTGATTGAACAACAG TTGACAACTGCTGGCATCAAGTTTGGTAAAATGTACAGTCCAATGCCGTCGTGTAATAAG ATGAAATCTCTGGCGATGTTCCAGAACGATGCTGATTGCATGGCACTTTTGATGGATGGAAGTGCTGCCCTTGGTCTTGATTTGAGCTTTGTAACACATGTATTCCTGATGGAACCAATCTGGGATAAAAG CATGGAAGAGCAAGTCATCAGTCGTGCTCATCGGATGGGTGCAAAGCGCCCTATTTATGTAGAAACCTTAACCATGCGTGGCACGATTGAAGAACAAATGATGAGATTCCTAGAG GATGCAGAAAAGAATGATAGATTATTGAGCGGAGATTACGTAAAAGCGGAGCAGGAGACAACACGGAGCCGCCGAACGCTACATGACTTGGCAGAAAGCAATTACCTATCTCATCTTAACTTTGTTCGATCCGATGGCAAAATGGAATTCGCAGCTTCGCAGCTTTAA
- the LOC104712045 gene encoding F-box protein At3g54460-like isoform X1, whose product MAVSVEIDNHKLCGFLCIVLSVDSPDLLQLGSSCSIFNDGSVTGFKSDNGIILSLINPTTSNLKSLISSQGDHDDAEDCGTIGLETPQKRRKCVEVGSSSNSSGSTRKSLKSKRRVSSGSKEKTGGGRKRGRSIGLVNGSISVVQQLHALVAYKCLKIYSRVVKVDKGENGEERAVVLVDVYLPIALWSGWQFPKSQATAAAVFKHISCDWGLRVSILNGERVWEKANGRIKAIWDLSDCHVFDCKLLCYAPDSPKRRLFRLHEIFKSLPSPRYNYVSDSSRVLPSTDSCASGIWDLSDDVLISILMKLDVKELVSIAAVCRLLRSLTSLIVPCMNLKLFPHQQAAVGWMLERERKAEVFSHPLYLNFDTEDGFSFYVNSVTGDIITEAAPMVKDFRGGMFCDEPGLGKTITTLSLILKTQGTMADPPEGLPIVWCTHRGDKNCAYYEFTSDQFTSNGMLTVKRFLSPSSCRNQFSFEALRPQLESKSLPLKQARLMDQTFESKNPNFENEFETHIPASLDLKAQCRKSLGDVRKNLLHAYNGASELSEVMETKRIGSWKKCGMITGCKRKGPTDSDVERDIWIQCDSCSKWRRIIDEGVSVTGSAWFCSNNGDPAYQSCNNPEELWDRSQPIKYLQGFVTKGASGEEKDNISFFTSVLREHKSAVNSTVKKALLWLAKLPLEKLSQMETVGLSGPVLGLNKDALGFQRIFRAFGLKSRVDKGVIKWFYPKFLENLVFDVPALKVALCQPLDTVRLYLSKATLIVVPSNLVNHWITQIEKHVSPDQLRILLWTDHIQISPHSLAWDYDVVITTFRRLSAEWNPRKKSPMIQVHWLRVILDEGHTLGSSVSLTNKFQMAVSLIACNRWLLTGTPTPNTPNSQLSHLQPLLKFLHEEVYGENLKFWEAGILRPFEAEIEEGRLRLLQLLQRCMISSRKKDLQMIPPCIKKLTYLNFVPGHARSYNELVETVRRNILLADWNDPSHVESLLNSKQWKFRSNTIRNVRLSCCVAGHIKMTDAGHDIKETMDALLGSGLELSTEEFSIIENSLISGCNCKRCGEWCRLPVITPCRHLLCLDCVALDSERCTIPGCGHLYEMQTPETLARPENPNPKWPVPKDLIELQPSYNQDTWNPDWQSTSSSKVSYLVDRLRKLQESNRKSILSFNKTDSDNNLEDNPPGTSEAFSRKENHGQDCGSQMVFVDKVLIFSQFLEHIHVIEQQLTTAGIKFGKMYSPMPSCNKMKSLAMFQNDADCMALLMDGSAALGLDLSFVTHVFLMEPIWDKSMEEQVISRAHRMGAKRPIYVETLTMRGTIEEQMMRFLEDAEKNDRLLSGDYVKAEQETTRSRRTLHDLAESNYLSHLNFVRSDGKMEFAASQL is encoded by the exons ATGGCGGTTTCCGTTGAAATCGATAATCACAAACTCTGTGGTTTCCTCTGTATCGTTCTTTCCGTTGATTCGCCTGATCTTCTTCAATTGGGCTCATCTTGTTCCATCTTCAATGACGGTTCCGTCACCGGATTCAAATCCGACAATGGCATCATCTTATCACTAATCAATCCCACCACCTCTAATCTCAAATCCCTAATTTCGTCTCAAGGAGATCATGATGATGCTGAGGATTGTGGAACAATTGGATTGGAGACTCCACAGAAACGACGTAAGTGCGTTGAGGTAGGGAGTAGTAGTAATAGTAGTGGTAGTACACGAAAGTCTCTGAAATCGAAGAGACGGGTATCATCCGGGAGTAAAGAGAAGACTGGAGGGGGAAGGAAGAGGGGAAGGAGTATAGGTTTGGTGAATGGAAGCATAAGTGTAGTCCAGCAACTTCACGCTTTGGTTGCTTATAAATGTTTGAAGATCTATTCTAGAGTTGTGAAGGTTGATAAGGGTGAGAATGGAGAAGAAAGAGCTGTGGTGTTAGTGGATGTTTACCTGCCTATTGCATTGTGGTCCGGATGGCAGTTTCCCAAATCCCAAGCTACTGCTGCTGCGGTTTTTAAGCACATAAG CTGTGACTGGGGACTGAGAGTCTCAATTCTTAATGGGGAACGTGTTTGGGAAAAGGCCAATGGAAGAATTAAGGCCATCTGGGATCTATCTGACTGCCATGTGTTTGATTGCAAATTACTCTGTTATGCTCCAGATTCTCCAAAAAGAAGATTATTTAGACTACATGAAATCTTTAAGAGCTTGCCCAGTCCAAGATATAATTATGTGTCTGATTCTTCTAGGGTATTACCGTCTACTGACTCTTGTGCATCTGGTATATGGGATCTCTCAGATGACGTTCTGATAAGCATACTGATGAAACTTGATGTGAAGGAACTCGTTAGCATTGCAGCAGTCTGCCGTCTCCTCAGATCATTGACCTCTCTAATTGTGCCATGTATGAATTTAAAACTCTTTCCTCATCAGCAGGCAGCGGTTGGTTGGATGCTGGAACGTGAGAGGAAAGCTGAAGTTTTCTCAC ATCCCCTTTACTTGAACTTTGATACTGAGGATGGTTTTAGTTTCTATGTGAATTCTGTGACTGGTGATATAATCACTGAGGCAGCTCCCATGGTCAAGGATTTCCGTGGGGGAATGTTCTGCGATGAACCAGGTCTCGGGAAGACTATCACAACATTATCCCTTATTCTGAAGACGCAGGGAACAATGGCTGATCCGCCTGAGGGACTTCCTATCGTTTGGTGTACACATAGAGGTGACAAGAATTGTGCTTATTATGAGTTCACGAGTGACCAGTTCACTTCTAACGGTATGTTAACAGTTAAGAGGTTTTTAAGTCCAAGCAGTTGTCGAAACCAGTTTTCTTTTGAAGCCTTACGTCCGCAGCTGGAGTCGAAATCGTTGCCACTTAAGCAAGCTAGGCTGATGGATCAAACATTTGAGTCGAAGAACCCAAACTTTGAAAACGAATTTGAAACTCACATCCCTGCTTCCCTGGATTTGAAAGCTCAATGTAGAAAGAGCTTGGGTGATGTCAGAAAAAATCTCTTGCATGCATACAATGGCGCATCTGAGCTCTCCGAAGTGATGGAAACTAAAAGAATCGGTAGTTGGAAGAAATGTGGTATGATAACTGGTTGCAAGAGAAAGGGTCCTACGGATTCGGATGTGGAAAGAGATATTTGGATACAGTGTGATTCTTGCTCAAAGTGGCGGAGAATAATAGATGAAGGTGTATCTGTTACTGGTTCTGCATGGTTTTGTAGCAACAATGGTGACCCTGCATATCAGAGTTGTAATAATCCTGAAGAATTATGGGATAGATCTCAACCCATAAAATACTTGCAAGGGTTTGTTACTAAGGGAGCCTCTGGTGAAGAAAAggataatatttctttcttcacCAGTGTCCTTCGGGAACACAAGTCTGCAGTAAACTCAACCGTAAAGAAAGCCTTACTTTGGCTTGCTAAACTCCCTCTTGAGAAGCTTTCACAGATGGAAACAGTTGGCTTATCTGGTCCAGTGTTGGGTTTGAATAAAGATGCCCTTGGGTTCCAGAGAATATTTCGAGCATTTGGTCTTAAGAGTAGAGTTGACAAGGGTGTTATTAAATGGTTTTACCCCAAGTTTCTTGAGAACCTAGTATTTGATGTACCTGCCCTCAAAGTTGCTCTCTGTCAGCCGCTGGATACAGTTAGACTGTATCTGTCAAAAGCAACTCTAATTGTCGTCCCCTCAAATTTAGTTAATCATTGGATAACACAGATCGAGAAACATGTTAGCCCTGATCAGCTTCGTATTCTCCTTTGGACGGACCACATACAAATTTCTCCACACAGCTTGGCTTGGGATTATGATGTTGTAATCACAACTTTTAGACGCTTAAGTGCAGAATGGAATCCCCGGAAGAAAAGCCCAATGATCCAAGTGCATTGGCTTAGGGTCATACTAGATGAAGGACACACTCTTGGTTCTAGTGTCAGTTTGACAAATAAATTTCAGATGGCTGTTTCTCTGATAGCTTGTAATCGTTGGCTATTGACAGGAACACCAACCCCCAACACGCCAAATAGCCAGCTTTCACATCTCCAACCTCTTTTAAAGTTTCTTCATGAGGAAGTATATGgagaaaatttaaagttttgggAAGCTGGCATCCTTAGACCATTTGAAGCAGAAATAGAGGAGGGTCGTTTGCGTTTACTACAGCTGCTTCAGAGATGCATGATAAGTTCCAGAAAGAAAGATCTGCAGATGATTCCTCCATGCATCAAGAAGTTGACATATCTTAATTTCGTTCCAGGGCATGCAAGAAGCTACAATGAACTAGTGGAGACAGTTAGGCGTAATATCTTATTAGCTGATTGGAATGATCCATCTCATGTAGAAAGTCTGCTTAACTCTAAACAGTGGAAATTTCGAAGCAATACCATCAGAAATGTTAGACTATCTTGCTGTGTGGCTGGGCATATTAAAATGACCGACGCTGGTCATGATATTAAAGAGACAATGGATGCTTTACTTGGCAGTGGTCTGGAACTTTCGACAGAGGAGTTTTCTATTATTGAAAATAGCCTTATTAGTGGCTGTAACTGTAAAAG ATGTGGGGAATGGTGCCGACTTCCTGTAATAACTCCATGTAGACACCTACTGTGCCTTGATTGTGTTGCTCTTGATAGCGAAAGGTGTACTATTCCTGGTTGTGGACACTTATATGAGATGCAAACTCCTGAAACGTTGGCTCGACCAGAGAATCCAAATCCAAAGTGGCCTGTGCCAAAGGATCTTATTGAGTTACAGCCTTCATATAATCAG GATACCTGGAACCCTGACTGGCAATCTACGTCCAGCAGTAAAGTCAGTTATCTCGTAGACAGGCTGAGAAAGTTACAGGAGAGTAATAGAAAAAGCATTTTGTCTTTCAACAAAACTGACAGTGACAACAACCTGGAAGACAATCCCCCTGGTACCTCGGAAGCCTTTTCGCGGAAAGAAAACCATGGACAGGATTGTGGATCTCAGATGGTATTTGTTGATAAAGTGTTGATTTTCTCTCAATTTCTTGAGCATATTCACGTGATTGAACAACAG TTGACAACTGCTGGCATCAAGTTTGGTAAAATGTACAGTCCAATGCCGTCGTGTAATAAG ATGAAATCTCTGGCGATGTTCCAGAACGATGCTGATTGCATGGCACTTTTGATGGATGGAAGTGCTGCCCTTGGTCTTGATTTGAGCTTTGTAACACATGTATTCCTGATGGAACCAATCTGGGATAAAAG CATGGAAGAGCAAGTCATCAGTCGTGCTCATCGGATGGGTGCAAAGCGCCCTATTTATGTAGAAACCTTAACCATGCGTGGCACGATTGAAGAACAAATGATGAGATTCCTAGAG GATGCAGAAAAGAATGATAGATTATTGAGCGGAGATTACGTAAAAGCGGAGCAGGAGACAACACGGAGCCGCCGAACGCTACATGACTTGGCAGAAAGCAATTACCTATCTCATCTTAACTTTGTTCGATCCGATGGCAAAATGGAATTCGCAGCTTCGCAGCTTTAA
- the LOC104712046 gene encoding protein NRT1/ PTR FAMILY 5.4-like — MADSTALITKRTRGGWNAAIFIIVVEMTERFAFYGLASNLLTFLTNELGQSTATAAKQINTWIGVSCMFPILGGFLADSILGRFKTVLLSSFIYLFGMVMLPLSVTVVARRMREKVFFMALYVMAVGEGGHKPCVMTFAADQFGESNAEEKAAKTSFFNYWYLAIVLSSSIAVLALIFIQERVSWSIGFSIIAGSVGIGITIFLIGIPKYRKQAVPVGSPLTRVAQVIVAALKKWRLSCTSHHYGLCYDEDESESTNASKMVYLLARTNQFRFLDKATIIDEIDHNTSTKKRNPWRLCSVNQVEEVKLILRLIPIWISLIMFCATLAQLNTFFLKQGSMMNRTIGHHFTIPPAAFQSIVGVTILILIPLYDRVFVPMVRKITNHHSGITSLQRIGVGLFVATINMMICGLVEAKRLRVARDHGLIDSPKEVVPMSSLWLLPQYILVGIGDVFTIVGMQELFYDQMPETMRSIGAAIFISVVGVGSFVSTGIISTVQTISKSHGEEWLVNNLNKAHLDYFYWVIASLNAVSLCFYLFIANRFVYKKLQDKANDVEGEREV; from the exons ATGGCAGATTCAACCGCCCTCATCACTAAACGAACCAGAGGAGGCTGGAACGCTGCCATTTTCATCATCG TTGTGGAGATGACAGAGAGATTTGCGTTCTACGGTCTTGCAAGCAACCTATTAACGTTTCTAACAAACGAGCTTGGCCAGTCCACGGCTACCGCGGCCAAGCAGATCAACACATGGATCGGTGTTTCTTGCATGTTCCCTATTCTCGGGGGTTTTCTAGCAGACTCAATCCTAGGCCGCTTCAAAACCGTTCTCTTGTCTTCTTTCATCTATCTTTTT GGAATGGTAATGTTGCCATTGTCTGTGACGGTTGTGGCGCGGAGGatgagagaaaaagtgttctttaTGGCATTGTATGTGATGGCGGTTGGAGAAGGAGGACACAAGCCATGCGTTATGACCTTCGCGGCTGACCAGTTCGGAGAGTCCAACGCAGAGGAGAAGGCCGCAAAAACATCATTCTTTAATTATTGGTACTTGGCCATCGTCCTTAGTTCTTCCATAGCTGTTCTTGCTCTCATCTTCATTCAG GAACGAGTGAGTTGGTCAATAGGATTCAGCATAATAGCAGGAAGTGTAGGAATAGGTATAACGATATTTCTAATCGGAATTCCGAAATATCGAAAGCAAGCAGTTCCGGTGGGAAGCCCTCTCACGAGAGTAGCTCAGGTCATCGTCGCTGCTCTCAAAAAATGGAGACTGAGCTGCACGAGCCACCACTATGGCCTCTGCTACGATGAGGACGAGTCAGAGTCAACAAATGCTAGTAAGATGGTATATCTTCTTGCCAGAACCAATCAATTCAG ATTTCTTGATAAGGCTACAATTATTGATGAGATTGATCATAATacttcaaccaaaaaaagaaacccaTGGAGGTTATGTTCGGTGAACCAAGTGGAAGAAGTAAAGCTAATATTGAGGCTCATACCAATTTGGATAAGCTTGATAATGTTCTGTGCCACACTCGCTCAGCTCAACACATTCTTCTTAAAGCAAGGAAGCATGATGAACAGAACAATTGGTCATCACTTCACCATTCCTCCTGCTGCTTTCCAAAGCATTGTTGGTGTCACCATCCTTATCCTCATTCCTCTTTACGATCGAGTTTTTGTCCCCATGGTCCGTAAGATCACCAATCACCATTCTGGAATCACATCTCTCCAGAGAATCGGCGTTGGCTTATTTGTCGCTACTATTAACATG ATGATATGCGGGCTTGTGGAGGCAAAGAGACTTAGAGTTGCAAGAGATCATGGATTAATTGACTCTCCAAAAGAAGTTGTTCCAATGAGTAGCTTGTGGTTACTTCCCCAATACATACTAGTTGGTATTGGCGACGTATTCACTATTGTTGGTATGCAAGAGCTTTTCTATGATCAAATGCCTGAAACTATGAGAAGTATTGGTGCAGCGATATTTATTAGTGTTGTTGGAGTTGGAAGTTTTGTTAGTACCGGGATTATATCAACCGTTCAAACAATAAGCAAAAGCCACGGTGAAGAATGGCTAGTCAACAACCTTAACAAAGCACATCTTGATTACTTTTATTGGGTAATCGCATCGTTAAATGCTGTGAGCCTCTGTTTCTATCTGTTCATAGCTAACCGTTTTGTCTACAAGAAACTGCAAGACAAAGCTAATGATGTTGAAGGCGAAAGAGAAGTTTGA